One Mytilus trossulus isolate FHL-02 chromosome 5, PNRI_Mtr1.1.1.hap1, whole genome shotgun sequence DNA segment encodes these proteins:
- the LOC134718891 gene encoding uncharacterized protein LOC134718891, with protein MDTVNDEDLDAPSLHDLAVDTLGGESTIMPISIDIVDSNEVDLGDDVMPEELSPVIPTPSTFMLDAVEEVPSTSKTPSPRRKRNQKGKFMSKQNGTPTQMERREKDRKRKHFDRNLKIFDKLTNASVGAESLAYFCLIKRENGEVHYTGTDDFIKKFKENESLLDFKDGMIETRRESLLLKLNKSTVKKQAVEPSPLKAPEQFSFLPGIGLGESQRKELGEAFVSGENAIALDKDRIADIKKRIWVRKNRVNPKERVETRGRGRGRGQGRGRKKGTESNK; from the exons ATGGACACAGTAAATGACGAAGATCTAGATGCACCTTCTCTTCATGACTTGGCTGTTGATACTTTAGGAGGAGAATCTACCATTATGCCGATTTCTATTGACATAGTTGATAGTAATGAGGTGGACTTAGGAGATGACGTAATGCCTGAAGAGTTGAGTCCAGTTATACCAACACCATCAACCTTTATGTTAGATGCAGTAGAAGAAGTGCCATCAACCTCAAAAACACCAAGTCCAA GaagaaaaagaaaccaaaaggGCAAGTTTATGAGCAAACAAAATGGTACGCCCACGCAGATGGAAAGAAGAGAGAAGGATAGAAAAAGGAAGCATTTTGACCGAAATCTTAAAATTTTTGACAAGTTAACAAATGCATCAGTTGGGGCAGAGAGTTTAGCTTACTTCTGCCTAATAAAAAGGGAAAATGGAGAGGTCCACTATACAGGTACAGacgatttcatcaaaaaattcaaagaaaatgaGAGTCTTCTTGATTTTAAAGACGGAATGATAGAGACAAGAAGAGAATCATTGCTCCTGAAATTGAACAAATCTACTGTTAAAAAACAAGCTGTAGAACCTTCTCCCCTGAAAGCACCAGAGCAGTTCTCATTTTTGCCAGGTATAGGCTTAGGTGAATCCCAAAGGAAGGAATTGGGAGAAGCTTTTGTATCTGGTGAAAATGCAATTGCTTTGGACAAAGACAGAATAGCAGATATAAAAAAACGTATATGGGTTAGGAAAAACAGAGTTAATCCAAAAGAAAGAGTTGAAACAAGGGGCAGGGGCAGAGGTCGGGGACAGGGCAGAGGGAGAAAGAAAGGCACTGaatcaaacaaataa
- the LOC134718892 gene encoding uncharacterized protein LOC134718892 has protein sequence MDLPSICLTVLMDGFPFQLEDICLMDKPSIFFPSVLENSSIHLTQIQQLEMNTERIIKIEWSIKGYHAFRIKPHSQIELDVLPEEGNPFSQYATKVVMPLLQEISPDLHNVSTDMREENHQRGQLMKDIAGKQVGRVPANLCTAFRNMISRNTIRCIKCKVTGPPRLSANPPSNQRYRSNNRGHDRPGGGADIPCSYYLHIRDRMFADTMHILEDCVPLRELDERVHA, from the exons ATGGACTTACCATCCATTTGTTTAACAGTTTTAATGGATGGCTTTCCCTTCCAATTAGAAGATATATGTTTGATGGATAAACCATCCATTTTTTTTCCCTCTGTGCTTGAAAATAGTAGTATACATCTTACACAAATTCAGCAGTTAGAAATGAATACAGAGAGGATCATCAAGATTGAATGGTCAATAAAAGGATACCATGCTTTTCGGATAAAGCCTCACTCACAAATTGAGTTAGATGTGTTGCCCGAGGAAGGAAATCCTTTCAGCCAATATGCAACAAAGGTAGTAATGCCACTGCTTCAAGAGATTTCTCCAGATCTTCACAATGTTTCAACCGACATGAGAGAAGAAAACCACCAAAGGGGACAGCTTATGAAAGATATTGCAG GAAAACAAGTGGGGAGAGTTCCTGCAAATCTTTGCACAGCTTTCAGAAATATGATTTCTCGGAACACTATCAGATGCATTAAGTGTAAAGTCACAGGACCACCAAGACTCTCAGCAAATCCACCATCAAACCAACGATACCGGTCAAACAATAGAGGTCATGACAGACCAGGTGGGGGAGCAGACATTCCTTGTTCTTATTATTTGCATATACGTGACCGGATGTTTGCAGATACAATGCATATTCTTGAAGACTGTGTACCTCTTAGGGAACTTGATGAAAGAGTACACGCATGA